One Fimbriimonadaceae bacterium DNA window includes the following coding sequences:
- a CDS encoding ThuA domain-containing protein, producing the protein MVLLAALVFATTPQAQPALPNRILIMSRTLGYRHDSIPTGVAEVTALAKAHGIEVEATEDSTKFTHENLKRFGAVVFLSTTGDILDEAQQLALRRFVGMGGGYMGIHAAADTEYDWPWYRDLVGAWFLSHPAIQQAKIEVVDHEHPSTKHLPAVWTRTDEWYDFRALPPADARILLKLDNSSYQGSKMGDNHPTAWCREVDGGRSFYTGGGHTKESYAEPDFQKHLEGGLLWVLHKA; encoded by the coding sequence ATGGTCCTTCTCGCCGCACTGGTCTTCGCGACCACCCCCCAAGCGCAGCCCGCGCTGCCCAACCGCATCCTGATCATGAGCCGGACCCTGGGGTACCGCCACGACTCGATTCCCACGGGGGTCGCCGAAGTGACGGCGCTGGCCAAAGCCCACGGCATCGAGGTCGAGGCCACCGAGGATTCCACCAAGTTCACGCATGAAAACTTGAAACGATTTGGCGCCGTGGTGTTCTTGAGCACGACGGGCGACATCCTCGATGAGGCGCAGCAACTGGCCTTGCGGCGGTTTGTGGGCATGGGCGGAGGGTACATGGGCATCCACGCCGCGGCGGACACCGAATACGACTGGCCATGGTACCGGGATCTGGTGGGCGCCTGGTTCCTGTCGCACCCCGCGATCCAGCAGGCGAAGATCGAGGTCGTGGACCACGAGCATCCGTCGACGAAGCACTTGCCCGCGGTGTGGACGCGCACCGACGAGTGGTACGACTTCCGCGCCCTCCCTCCGGCGGACGCGCGCATCCTGCTCAAGCTCGACAACTCGAGCTACCAGGGCAGCAAGATGGGCGACAACCACCCCACGGCCTGGTGCCGCGAAGTGGACGGCGGGCGTTCGTTCTACACGGGCGGCGGCCACACGAAGGAGTCGTACGCGGAGCCGGATTTCCAGAAGCACCTCGAGGGCGGCCTCCTCTGGGTCCTCCACAAAGCCTAA
- a CDS encoding class I SAM-dependent methyltransferase — protein sequence MQPTSLDGVPLYYKGPRPEVAAFVPRDAGRILDVGCGAGVFGQTLRLERGAEVWGIEMNPDMEPHAAARLDKVLIGDCRLLMPTLEAASFDAVVFADVLEHLAEPAATLRDAARLLAPGGCVVASLPNLRYWEALAHIVWEGDFRYREEGIFDRTHLRFFTKKSIPRLFEEADFSVVSLQGVNANYGRKLKLLNLLTGNRFEDSKYWQFVVVAKPKG from the coding sequence ATGCAGCCGACGTCTTTGGACGGGGTTCCGCTTTACTACAAGGGCCCGCGGCCCGAGGTGGCGGCGTTTGTTCCCCGGGACGCCGGGCGCATCCTGGATGTGGGGTGTGGCGCGGGCGTGTTCGGCCAAACCCTTCGCCTGGAGCGCGGGGCGGAAGTCTGGGGCATCGAGATGAACCCTGACATGGAACCTCACGCAGCCGCGCGCCTCGACAAAGTGCTGATCGGCGACTGCCGCCTCCTCATGCCTACCCTTGAGGCCGCCTCGTTCGACGCCGTCGTCTTCGCCGACGTCTTGGAGCACCTGGCCGAACCTGCAGCGACCTTACGGGACGCCGCGCGACTTCTGGCGCCCGGAGGATGCGTGGTCGCCTCGTTGCCCAACCTCCGTTATTGGGAGGCGCTGGCCCACATTGTCTGGGAGGGCGACTTCCGGTACCGCGAGGAGGGCATCTTCGACCGCACCCACCTGCGGTTCTTCACGAAGAAGAGCATCCCGCGACTGTTCGAGGAGGCCGACTTCTCGGTCGTTTCACTGCAAGGGGTGAACGCCAACTACGGGCGCAAGCTCAAACTGCTGAACCTGCTCACGGGCAACCGTTTCGAGGACTCGAAGTACTGGCAGTTCGTGGTGGTGGCGAAGCCGAAGGGTTAG